Genomic DNA from Triticum urartu chloroplast, complete genome:
CTGCATGAATATGGATAGAGGAAGGAAATAATGAAAATTTTTTCTAGTGCACTCCATATCTTTTTTACTATTCTTCTTTCCCCAGGGAGGGGGTATTTAAAAAGAAAAAATGGATAAAGGGTTAATTCGTTCTTGATAGCCATTTCCTTAACAAGTGAATGGGAACATACTCTGGATCGGAATCCGAAGAAAGTACTACTTGATAATTTCTACAAATTGCAAGTCCTTATTATGATTCCTTTTATGGGCAAAAATCTCTAATGTTTTAGATTTTCCATTACTAATCCTTTATGTACTTTAGTGTTCCTAACCCTTCACTAACTTTTGGTGGATTCTTCTTATGGATTATTAAGTTATAGTAATAACTAGGAGTATTCTAGTAATGGAATTCCATATCGTGAATCCTTTATTCTTGGCCGCTTCAAGATATGATGACTAATTAAAAAATATCAACCTTGGGATAAAGAGTTTACACTGCTTATGTTTACTTCCACTTTTTTCTTGTACGTAGGAAATGAGATTTTTTCTTTTTACTACAAATTTATAAGCTGTTTTGTTTCACTCATATAGCTATCTAGTTTAACTTACCAACCCAAATACTAAATAAGAAAAGGAATATAAATAGTTAATGGATTTTATAGGAAAAAGATCCATTTTAACGAATCACACGTAGAGATATTGCTAGCACACAAAAAGTTAATGGTATTTCATAACTAATGGATTGAGCAGCAGCTCGTAGACCGCCTGAAAAAGAATATTTATTATTTGAGCTATATCCTGCCATAAGAAGACCAATAGGAGCTATACTTGAAATGGCAATCCATAAAAAAACACCAATACTAAGATCGGCTAAAACAAAATGATATCCCAAAGGGATAACTAAAAAACTTAATAAAACTGATATGACTGCTATAGAGGGTCCAATGCTAAATAAAGAAATATCTCCTCGGGATGGCAGAATATCTTCTTTAAAAAGTAGCTTAGTCCCATCTGCTATAGCTTGAAGCAGGCCCAGGGGGCCAGCATATTCAGGACCAATACGTTGTTGTATCGACGCAGATATTTCTCTTTCTAACCACACAATTACGAGTACCTCTATTGTTATTCCCAAAAGGAGGGTCAAAATGGGTAGAATCGATATCAGTCCATAGACTTCTTTTAATAATTCCAATTTCGAAAAAGAATTGATAGTTTCTACCTCTACCCTATCTATTATCATTTCAACGATCAACTTCCCCCATAATGATATCTATACTACCTAATATCGTCATGATATCAGCCAATTTCATTTTTTTAACTAGCTGAGGAAGAATTTGCAAATTAATAAACCCGGGTGGACGGATTTTCCATCTCCAGGGGAAAAGGCTATCATCTCCTACTAGATAAATCCCTAATTCACCTTTTGGGGCTTCTACT
This window encodes:
- the ndhA gene encoding NADH-plastoquinone oxidoreductase subunit 1, which produces MIIDRVEVETINSFSKLELLKEVYGLISILPILTLLLGITIEVLVIVWLEREISASIQQRIGPEYAGPLGLLQAIADGTKLLFKEDILPSRGDISLFSIGPSIAVISVLLSFLVIPLGYHFVLADLSIGVFLWIAISSIAPIGLLMAGYSSNNKYSFSGGLRAAAQSISYEIPLTFCVLAISLLSNSSSTVDIVEAQSKYGFFGWNIWRQPIGFLVFLISSLAECERLPFDLPEAEEELVAGYQTEYSGIKYGLFYLVSYLNLLVSSLFVTVLYLGGWNLSIPYISFFDFFQMNKAVGILEMTMGIFITLTKAYLFLFISITIRWTLPRMRMDQLLNLGWKFLLPISLGNLLLTTSSQLVSL